In Monodelphis domestica isolate mMonDom1 chromosome 1, mMonDom1.pri, whole genome shotgun sequence, the sequence AAATTGCCAGGGTTCCTCTGATGGCCAAACTCTTCTCTCTGGCAGCCAAGCTCATAGTGGAGACCGACACCTTTGGAAGCCGAGTCCGAGTCAGAGGGGCTGAGACAGGCCTGTACATCTGCATGAACAAGAAGGGAAAGCTGATCGCCAAGGTAAGGTCCTACACTAGCAAACTAGAAAAGCTGGCTCCTAGTCTAAATGGGATGCCCCCTTCCACACCCGTCCGTTTTGTTCTCTGGACCAAAGACATCCTTGCCACCTCCCGTTTCTGAGTGAGGAGATTGTCACCTCTGGGGTCAGTCCCATGTTTATGGAGTcagagtgaaggaaggaaaaaatgaagctggaggaggaaggaggaaagtctagtgggggggggggctgccaaATTCCATATATCTTCTTAACAAATCACCAAATTGCTTTGCTATTATGTCCAATTCCATGGTACAAGCATTTGCAATGTTCAGCAGCTCTGTGGAGCCAGCCCCTCTGCAGAGCTCTGAAATACCCCCATTAGTCACGGCTACTAGGCTATGCCTTGGGCCACCACCGCTTCCTGGGCTGGGGGCTCAGCCCAAGTCTTGCTCCCAGGCGCTTCCCCACCCCCGCCCCACTAGGGAACACCGCTTCCCTGTAGGTGTGCTTTTTGCTGGGGGTTGGTGGGGGACGAGTCCTCAAGGAATCTCTGGGAGCACTCCGTTTTCTCCTCTGCTCAGGTGCCCTTGCCGCCCCATTCACCCGCCCCTTCGGTGGAACAGGGCTCGTTGtctggagggaggggggagggggaatcccCAAGCAGCCCCTACAGGTGGAGAAGCCCCCTCACCGGGAATTCTGGGACCTGGGCATTCGCCAGAGAGGACAGGCACAGCAGGCAGGAGTTTGGGAGGGTGAGGAGGGGTGGGTGGCTAGAGACAGTCCTGCCCCCCAGGCTCTGTCCGTCTCTCTCTGCCTTGTCTGGGGGCACAGCCCCCTCTGCCGTGCCATGTGTCACTGCCGCCCAGGGGGGAGGAAGTTGCCGGGTGTGCTATGGGCTGTGAAGGATTAGAGAGTGAGTGCCTGGGTAGGGGGGCGGGGCTGCTGCTCCTGCCCACCTCACCATCTGCCAGGGGGCATGCTGGCTCGTCCTGCCCGCCTGCCCTCTGCCTTCTGCACTCCCCCAGCCCCCTCCCTGGCTCCGGGAGCCGGATGCGCTTCGCCCCTACCACGGTGTCTCTCCCATTCCCACAGAGCAACGGCAAAGGTAAGGACTGTGTCTTCACCGAGATCGTGCTGGAGAACAACTATACGGCTCTTCAGAACGCCAAGTATGAAGGCTGGTACATGGCCTTCACCCGCAAGGGGCGGCCCCGGAAGGGCTCCAAGACCCGGCAACACCAACGAGAGGTCCACTTCATGAAGCGGCTGCCCAAAGGTCACCACACCACAGAGCAGAGCCTGCGATTCGAGTTTCTCAATTATCCCCCCTTCACTCGAAGCCTCCGAGGCCAAAGGACTTGGGCTTCTGAGCCCCGATAGggcccctgccccctccccaggaCTCTGAGTAGAGACTTTTCTCTTAAGAGGATAACAAAGCAGCTAAACAGAATGGAACgacatggggaggggggaggggagttcCTGGGTTCTAGAAGTGGATAATTGTTTGCTGTTGGGGGGgttttttaaccaaaaaaaaaaaagaggctttatttttgtattccacTTGGCTGTGGTTGTCTTCTTAACTTTCACCAAAGGTCTCATCCCTGGGACCAAACCTgctagtggtggtggtagtggtggtggtggtggtggtggtggtggtggtggtggtggttggtgGGGGTGTCTTCCTAGGACTCCTTGAGAAGAATGTATAGGACTTTTAGTAGTCCCAGTGGGGCTCttacccctaccccaccccctacTTCTATCTCCCCCATCCTGGATCTCAGTTCTGCCCTACGAGACCTCGGTCTGGAAGCCAGTTCCCCGGGAGTAGGAAGCACTGTCGAGAAGGAAGCTGGAGCCTGAATTGGTAGTTTGGATGTCTGTTGGGAAGTGGGGGAATCATGTATCGGCTAATATTAAAtgattgaaatatttatttaacatgtCTATTAAAAGTTTGTGTTGGGTGATGAGGCACCCTGTTCTTTGAGGGAAAGGAAGCAACCCTCTCCCAGAAGCCTCTAGAGATGGCAAATGAAAATTCAAAGGCATCGAGCCCAGCCTTCCAGCTGAAAATTGCCTTGTGGATGACTCCTAGCTGCTATCAAACCTCTGCTGCTCCTGGTCCCCAGCTCCCTGTGCAGCTTTGTTTAGtggggtttttttccttcttttttttttaagccagagTGGAAAGGACAGTGACCAGAGGAAGCACTTTAAGGGGCTCCGGGCAGCTCTCAGAAAAAGATCTCCTAGCACTTAACAATTATTCATTACAGACACCTCAAAATACCACCTCCAAGCCACGAATGATTATTAGCCTTTTCTCTGTTCTAACCCCTACTGGGCTGGATCAACCTAGACACAGGGACCCAAGGATCTGGCCCAAATCACCCAACAGGTCTACATTGAGTGCATGATCCCAGTGTGTCCTGCCTTGGGATGGGCAGAGAAGTAGGGAGCCTGACAATCTCCCAGTTCCCAACTGGATGGGAAATGAAAGGATAGATAGAGGAGCTGATTAGGGGGTGGGGGTTCAGAGAGGATGAATGTTAAGAGATAGGACTATGTAACTGCAGGTGTTGACAGCTGAGACATGGACCAGGTGTCCACTTTGGGAGATGGAATCAGCAAGCTGGGAGCAGGGGGGAAGCTGAGGTGACTGTTCAAGGAAAGGGGGGAGGCCAGCACCACCAGGCCTGGATGAGGGTGAGGATGATGAAGGCATTATCTCATCATGTTGAATCATGAAATTCTAAGGTTTAGAGCAGAAGAATCCTTCATTCTATGGATGAGGAGACTGAcctaaagaaatgaaatgacttgcccaagatgaaacagtaaatagcagagctgggattggaATTCACAACTTCATCTTTCAAATGCAGTGCTCCTCTCACAGCATTCATCAATTTCTCCCATAGTCTCCCATAGTCCAAGCACTATAGAGGTGGGGTGGGCAGGAGGGGCCTGGCCAGTCTGTCCATCTGGACCAGTGCTTTATCTCCAAGGTCCTGGGATACAGAGGCCACATTCACTATACCCTGTTTACCCAGTCCATCTTAAAAAAACAATCATAGGGGAGGACCTTAGCCTGGACACTGGCCTCTCCAAATTAGGTCTCCCTTCTGTGGCATCCTTCTACCTTGGCCAGGCATCTCCAGCTCCCTAGTTTTGCTTCCATAGTGCCAAGAGAATTTCTAGAAGGACTGGAAACCTTGGAGGCAGAAGGGTCTTAAGAGCAGGACTGGGGGCTAGGGTAGGGGAGATGATCTAGCTGTATTCCATCCCTCTCTGTATACAGGGCTATCTCTAGATAGACACAGATATTTCCTCTAGTAGGCTCTCTGGGATAGAGGGTAGGGAAGGATGGGGGGGGTGGCTCTAAATAGTTTAAACATCTTTCTTTTAAGCTTTACCCCCCCATCCCATTCCTAAGCCCCTCCCCCGctgttccccttctccctccttctccccctccccctttaatTAATTCTGGGTGAGCAGCCTGGCTTTATTGTGCATGGAGCTGGGGGTCTCACTGTGGGAAAAGTCACACCTTCTGAGCAGCTTCTGATGCCATGTAAATGAAGGAAAAGTCCAGGAAATGCTTTCATCTGCCCTGCCCGCCGCCAGCCACTGGGCCAGCCCCCAGCCCATAATGACCCACATTCATCTGTTGGAGAGAGTAATTCCTGGGGGAGGCCTAAGGGTGGGGGCGGGGTTGAGGTGGGGGCCACAGCTTGTAGGGGAAaaggaatgtgagctccttaggTCATGATCCTGGGGCTGGACAGTCCCTGGTACCTAGAGAATGACTAGCTGCAGGAACCAGGATCTCAAAGAGTGTGAAGACCCAACCCCAGGGCAGCCTAGTCTGGGCTCCTAAACAAGGCCCAGGTTCAGCCTGATGCTTGGGGGAAGGGGACCCTTCACAGAAACTCCCACCTGCCATGGCTTGGCATTTGGTAGCACCAAGGAGAAGAGAATAACCAGGCCAGGCCAGCTTACCCCCTTCTCCCTCTGGCCACAGAAAGCCTGGAAAGGATTCTCTCCATTGGGGAAAACTTCCTTTCAGGCCAGGCCTCTTTTTGCCAGGTGCTTATGGGCATTCCTGAAGCAGTTCCCAGGACCCCCCATCCCACCCCGGACTCCCCTTCAGCTCCAGCCCAGACCTTTCTTCTCTGACTTGCAATTTCTGTCCACAGGCAGCTCACTAGTTTCTCCCCCTTGGAAAGTGTGGTTCCAGGTGGCTCTAGTTCTGGGCTTGTCTTAGAAACTAGGGGGTCTTGGAGGGTAGGCAATAGAAGCTCCAATCTGGTGTTAACACCCTTGGCCCGCCCTCTTCTCGTTCTTCATCCTACATATCAGGTCTTCTTCCCTCTTCGGTGAGGTGCAACAACTCCATTTCCTCCATCATGGTAGCTCCGCTCAGGAGGCAGCCCACTGTTTCAAAGGAGGCTAGTGAGGAGCCGCTCATTCATGCATccattcagcatttattaagcacctactttataCAGTGCATTATGTTTGGTACTGAGAGAAAGATAGAATTGAGAGGAAGCCCCACTTATAAGGACCAGGTTCTTCCCAGTTGGGCCAAACAAAGTAGAAACCCTGGAAATACCcctgaaggaagaggaagagtagaaagagaagtTGATGCCTCATCACCAGGAGGATTGAGCCTGCCATGGGTTGCTAGGCCCCAGCGCATTCCCCTTCCTCTCATGGCTTAGTCTCTGCCACTGGGCAACCATGTTCTGGCACCTGAAGAGAGAGGGCCGGGGCCTTTGGCCAGGGCCTTAAGCACCTCCTCCCTTTCCTGGGGTTAACATCAGCTCCCTGCTTGGTTCACCAGAAATAAATGGGCTGAGCATATTGGACCCAGCAATAACCCCTTGAAATCAGTTGTTATCACAGTTAACAACCAGTTTGGCTTCAGTTCAGGCTGTTAACTATGCAACTGCTAAGTGCTGGTAATGATTGATTCCTCGCCAGTTGCAGCTTGAGTGGCTGTAAAACCCCATTAGCCAGGACTCTGCAGCAGCAACAACTCAAAGATAAACAAGCCGGCTGGGTGCCCTAGCCTGGTCCACTTGGCCTGGCCCACCCCCTCACCCCATCTTCTCTGGCTCTGCTCTGTGGCCTTTTCTCAAGACTCATCTTCTGCAACATTTCAAACTGTTGACTATCTCTGCTCCTAAAATCTCCTTTTTCTCAGATCTTTCATAAtgttacttctctctctctccctctctatctttctcctctctctccctctctctcttcccctcttcctccttctgtccctcttcctttccctctctctctctgtccctctttctctcttctcttcctttctttctctctcctctctccctttctctctccttcctctctctctctctctctctcttcctctgtcttcatctatctctctgtatctgtctctctctccctctctcctctctcccttcctcttcctcctctcaccTGTCTAATGACTCCTCTTCAGCCTTCTTTGCTGACTCACCCTCTATATCATACTTCCTCTGTGAGTGTACCCCTAGgctcttcttttctctatttctattcaTCTGACGATTTCATCATCTTCCACattttcaatgatcatctctgcAGATGTTGACCAGATGTATATATCCAGCCCCAGTCTTTCTCCTGAGTTCCAGTTGGACATTTCAGACTGGCTGTCTCATAGGATTCTCAAacacatgtccaaaacagaatttattcttttttcccaaatCTACACCTCTTCTAAACTCTCCTATTTCAGTCAACAGcaccattttctttccatttatccaCATTTATAACTTCAGCTTTATCCTTAACTCTTTGATCTTCTTCATCTAACATAACCAGTAACAGTTGCCAAgacttgtcatttctacctccatatcATCTTTTatatccatttccttctctccacaGAACCACAACTCTACTTCATGCCCTTAGCACCTCTTAATTAGGCTATAACAATAACCTCCTGACTTGTCTCCATGACTCAAGTTTCTCACCTCTCCAAGATATCCTTCACCcaactaataaaataatttccctaaAATATAGGTTTAATCATGTTactcccttactcaataaactccagtggctccctattgccttttatgtctaaatttaaatttctctaaacTCTTCATAGACCAGCCCCAACTTATTTTGTTACATATACATTACTCTCCTTCATAGAGTCTACACTAGTTACAATTACAATTAGATTTGCCTTCTTAGTATTCTTCACAAATGCTACTGAATCTTCTAAACCTTTgacttttcactggctgtccttcATTCCTGGAATATGTTCCCTCCTCAACTCCAGTTCTTAGAATCCCTTGTTATTCAGTGTTTTCAGTTATGTCCcactctctgtgacctcattgggagttttcatttcaaaactcattttacaaatgaggaaaccaagacaaacaggcAAATAAGGAACTtatagtaggtatctgaggccagatttgaacttgggtctttctgactaaaCTCAGGTCAATACCAccttctatatgaagccttttcTAATTTACCCCCACCCCACTGGCTGCTAGTGTTACTCTCCAAATTATCTTGAattaattttgttcttatttagtatgtattcacatacacacatgtttcatttattttttagatccttaccttccatcttggaatcaattctaagtactaaggttaagagatttgcccacggtcatctagctaggaagtgcctcaggtcaaatttgaacacaagacctcccttctctatgttaatatatgaacatGTTTTCTACTGTAATAGAGTGTGAGTTCtttgaggattttttctttctttctttcttttttggctttgtattcctagtacccAACAATAGAACCCAGCAcccagtaagcacttaataaagatTGATTGGGTTTAGTCCTTTGTGAGTCTACAGAAGATGTAAGACTTTGCTGAAGGATAGTTTCTTCCCAAACCTACAAGTGGGAGGGACAGAGCGTCTTCCACTCCCAGGCCCCCACCATGGTTCCTTACTCCAACTCTCCCCTGCTAATGGCCATGGGAATCCCGGTCTTGTCCACTTGGACAGATATGGTGATATAGACAGAGTCAAGGCTGACAGTTGCTTGGGGTGCCCTAAATTGGCAAAGGGAATTGATGCCTCTCTCGGAGTTTGGGTTAGTGTGGTCTGGGCTACAGTGGAAACTGGAAAAGCTCGGACTATTGCTAGAACAGCCTTTTTGACCTGAGCATAAGTGTGTAGGAGGGttgggaaagaaagaattctGTCTGTGCTCCTTACCCATCCCAGAAATTATCTTAGGACTTTGATTAAGAGGATTAAATGTGACCATTCCCCAAAGTTCTGGGCCTTTGCGTACCTAACCATCATATGGGTACACAGAGGCAGATAAGGGTCAATGAAAGCTCTAGAATAATATCTTCCCTTCTCAGCATTAGCCCTTTGTATCCTGTGCCTTGATTTCTTGAGCCCTTCTAGAAGTGGTCTCCAACCTTCTTCTCCTGGGCCAAAGACACCATGAGTCTCTACCATGAAGACTGAAGCCTGACCCCAATTTCCAAGAAAAACAGAAACtctttatacacagagattgttttcttcttctttttttaaattttgatatcCCCCATGCCTAAGCTCATTCAATTGTACTGGATCCTAATGTGATAGCACTCAAGTGAGTTATTTCTGATCCTCCAGAGGAAAAAGCTACCTCTAGACACAATTCTAGCCCCTGTGGTACAGTGGGAAGAGTACTTACACTGTAGCCCTGGGTTTAAGTTTGCCTCTGACGCTTACTACCTGcacaaccttggacaagtcacttaagcttcttatgcctcagtttcctcatcttcaaaatggtgGGGTTGGTCTAGAGAGCCCTTAAGAGCCTTTCTAGCTCCAGCTGTATGATCCTTCTGTTGCCTAGGTCTTGCTTTCTGGTACCCAGCCCTCCCTGCCCTATACTTGAAGGTCCAAAGCAGATGGTTTTTATTCTGAAGACTCTTGTTTTTGGACTCTTCTCTGTTGAGCTGTTAAAAGaatctgtcttctctctcctctagtCCTGCCTCAGATCAGGGCCAATTAAACAGGCTCTATCTGCAGGCCCAAAGTTGGCCAGAGAAAGGCTGAGGAAACTTAGCCTGGGGTGAATTCTACATTCTGCAACAGTGGGCAAGGCAGGGCAAGGTTGCCAGGTTGCCGAAGTACAGGTGTTTCAAACTTGTGAAAGGTGGAGGAACCtcgatggtgtgtgtgtgtgtgtgtgtgtgtgtgtgtgtgtgtgtgtgtgtgtatgtgtgtgtgtgtgtgtgttttaaacccccttccttcttggaatcaatactgtgtgttggttccaaggcagaagagtggtatgggctaagcaatgggagttatgggacttgcccagggtcacacagctgggaagtgtctgaggccagatttgaacctcccatctctagacctggctctcaatccagtgagctacccagctgccccctggatggGTTGTTTTGTCTGTTGTGGGGCTGGTTTCTTAGCCCACCCATGCTCCAGGAATGAGAAATGTGGCTGCCTATCCcactccttctttcttttcccaagctgCAGGACAATTTAAATGTCTGTGCTGATGATGGCTGGATATTTGGTGTGGACATCCAGAAACCACCTCAAACTCTGCCTCCTTCCATGCCCCCTGGGTTTCCATAGCAACTAAGGTACTTCAAAGGAGGACAGCAAGACAGGAGATTAAGAGTCCCAAtgaacaggggagagagaaagaatgccTGGGCATCAACCAGATTGGGGGCTCTGAGAGGGGAATGTTGGAGGAAATTCCCAATCTCCCCTCACCCTACTCCTGTCCCCCatcactttgttttctctctctcacctatGCTCTGGCCTAGCCAGCCAGAGATAACTCCTCAGATTGGGCTGGTGGGCCCTAAAATGGGGGCCCCTCCTAAGAACCTACaggctccctccctcctctgcctgTGAATTGGAAACCTGTTGAGTAGAAAGGAGTCGTAGTCGCTGAGGAGCTGGAATGGGTCCTGGACTCTCTCTTCTGCTCCCAACACCCTCTCCCCCATTCTCAAGCCTCTAGACTTTGGGGCTGAGTCCAATGTAATGAACTGGATGAGAGAGGAACTCTGTAGTCCCCCCTCATTTGGGTCCAAGGATCTTACAGTTGAGGGGTATCTGGACTGTCAGACTGAAGGGGGTTTCTAGTGCTCCATTCAACTCTACTGGCCCAGGGGTTGGTTGAATGGGATGAGGGAGCTGTGGCCCTTCCAAATTTAGGATCCGATTGATGGGgggattattcttttttattaggtAAAACCAAACCCAGAACCCTACAAAGCCAAAGATAATCCTccctagaaacacagaagaaaaacaactgcttgatcacatggtttgatggggataagattggggatgtagactctaaaagatcaccctagtgcaaacatcaataatatggaaataggtcttgatacatgtaaaacccagtggaattgcatgtcagctatggggtggtggagaggagaggaggaaaaaaacatgaatcgtgtaagcatgggaaaatattcttaataaattaatttttgaaaattaaaaaaaaagtcctccctttctccctcctcctcctttcaaCCTGCCTGAAGCCATCATCAAGGGAGAAACCCTAGGGAGAAGGTGACTTGCCATCCTTAGCATCACCAATATTAGCAGGCTACCACTGTGGAGATAAAtaaaccatcatcatcatcataataaaagCAGCAGACACCCcaccttccttcccccacccctaaaaacacagtcagccagccagccaggctTCTAGCCCAGTCCCATAAGTCTTTGCCCAGGACAGTATTTCTTCTGGAGAGGGGACTTGGTAATTGTCTGCCAGTGCTACAGCTTCTGCCCTTCTAAACATCATCAGCTACTAAGAAACCAGGACAGAAAGTTATCctaccaaagtccttggcaccaTCAATTGGTTCAACCCCAGAAATGAATACGATGACAACATGAAAGGATCTGCATCGCCGTCTGCCTGACTTCTGCAGCCTAAGGACCACTGGACCTTTCCAACTGATTTACAGCTGCCCCCTGCTATTGGAATGCGAGTACCTAGAGGGAAGAGGTCTATTGCTTTTCTGTTATTTCTTAGCACGGTGCTTGCCAAGAGGCAGGGTTTGGGGATGTTTCTGGATATCCACACCAGTCATCCAGCCATCATCAGAATAGACATTTAGTTTGTTCTGCAGTtcgggaaaggaaggaagaaaagagtggGACGGGCatacataaacttttttttaagacccttacctactgtcttaatataaataataagtattagtcccaaggcagaagagtagcaaggtctaggtaattggagttaaatgacttgctcagggtcacacagctaataaaggtctgaggtcagatttgaacccaggacttgcctCCGGACCTCGCTCTCtatccagagtcacccagctgtctaTTCATGAAAAGCCTACTATGTGATACCATGTTAAGAGCACCTGGCACAGTTGGTATTCAGCAAATGTTTGAACAAATGAAGATTAAGAAAGTCCAGTTCTGCCCTCAGTAATGAagaacaaagcaataaatcattTATCAGGTGTAATATGGTCATGCAGAGTCTGCTTGATCTCATTTCTGATAGGACACACTGAGGAATTAAACTGCTGAGGCTTAGGAGCTACAAGTGGAACTGATCTCTCTTCCTTAGGGTTCAAATCCTCCATGTTTCTGTTAACCTAAGCCTGATCCTCACTGTCTGAACAGGAATTCTCAtacaatctttttttccccttgatggTGGGGAAGATTCTCTCTTAGAGcacaggaaagggagaaggaaagggctaaAGTCACAAGAAGGTCTTTAGGCTGGTGGTCAGGAACTGGGAAGTGGAGAAATGATGGGGAGGGGTCTAGGAGTAGTAAGGAAGAACTTGGATAAGAAGATGTTTGCGAGCTTTGACGTGAAAGAGAACTGTTGTGATGGAGATAGAGCTGGAGGCAGAACTGAGTTTCATTAGAAGAGAGTAAGGGGCacctaagtggcttagtggatagagactgAGGCCtgaagactggaggtcctgggttcagatgggAACTCAGactcttcctgtgtgaccctgggcaagtcatttaaccccaactgcccaaCCTTTACTGATCTGTCTTTGAAAGAATACTAATTGATactatcaattcaaagacagaagttaaaggttaaaaaaagaagagagagtaaattaatttaaaagatgttttaaagTAACAAATATTTTTGCAGCTAAGGCATCATTTTATGAGTGAAGAGAAGAGAATTGGGCAAAGTGCTCTATAGCAGACAGGCTAACATTCCAAGATAAAGCCAGAGGATAGTGCTAGCAACAGGAAACTCAGGGTACTCctccatgtatgtatgtgtatgtatccaTGTATGCATGAGGGGTGAAGAATTATTCCTTTGGGTCACAGGTTCCCCAATTGCCTTTATGATCCAAGACATTCACAGTTGTCCTTAGGGTTGGCTTTGACCTTTGAAAGtactttcttactttttctttttaaaacacccttaccttctgtcttagaatcaataggaatcatctgaagccagatttgaacctcagagcctcccatctccaggcccagATCTCTACTGAACCAGCTACCTATATTTCGAAGATTCTTTTATCGAAACTTTGGGGTAAGTGAAGGAGATGATTCAGGAGAACAGAAGTATGGAGCATTGTTACACAGCCTTGGCATGGCCAAAGAAGGGAGGTACAATTCACTCTCATGGTTGGTAAttcggtgtgtgtgtgtgtgtgtgtgtgtgtgtatgtgtgtgtgtgtgtgtgtgtgtgtgtgtgtgtgtgtgtgtgtggtcaccTTTGGAGAGATCAGGACATAGgatgggaaaaaggaagaaaacaagagaaaaagaaaggaagtaaagaagaaagaaaaattaaagaaaggaaggaagagagagaaggtaggTGAGAGAGAAGCATTTATTgtgtctattatgtgctaggcactgtgctaagcactttacaataattatccccatcttatagtTAAAAAAACTGAGACAGATCAATTCAGAGAAGCATATAGGTCCAATTTTATAATAGTGTTCAATGTGGGCTCTTCAGAAAGGGATAGAAATACTGAGATAGGGCAGGAGTGTCAAATCTGCCTAGAACGAGAGAACTTTAAAGGACAACAACCTGCAAGAAGTCTGGAAAGTTTAAAAGCTCTTTCCCATTTCCCATGCTTAGAAATCTTAGATAGATTTGCCCAAGATCCTATAATTGGGGAAAACCATGATGGAGCAAAGTACTTGAGAAAAGGTTTAGGGAGCAGCTGATGAAAGGCTCAGCCTCAGCTTCCCAACCATCCTCCTCATTCTGAATCTACTATGTAgctccttcttccccttttcaaTTTTATCAGTCTCCTTCCAAGTTAATGTTTCATTTATAGTTTTCCTCTGTAACCCAATCTCTTCCCTATCCCCTCACTCTCAGCAGAAGACCTCACCTCCTAAATTATCAAGAAAATAAGGTCTACCAATCATACCCTCCTGCTATATTCCTAATCCATATCTCAGAATCTTTTGAGATTTTCCCTCTATTGTCTCCTCCATCTTTGTTCAAGTCCTTGAGAAAGAGGCAACTCTTGTCCTTCAGCTCTTCTTCTTGTACCTTTGGTGGTATCCATTGTATCATTCTTCTTATCTCCTGGCTTCTTCCCTACTGTCTACAAATATGCCTGGGGACAAATCCTCACTTGAACCTTCCCTTCTCTAGAAAAAGTTGTGTAAGCTGGTTGCCTCCTTTTGCTCAATTCTCACTCATTTCTCAGTTCATTGGAATGTGGCCTCTGACACCATCTCTAGAGAAACTTCTCTCTTTAAGATTACCAACTTAGAGCTGTGTCAAATCTGATTGGAGTTTTTCAGTCTTTATTCTTTTTGCAGCATCTAGTAGTgttcaccaccactaccacctccAAAATACCCTCTTCCCTTGGATTCTAcaccactctctcctggttctcctcttgcttgccttctcttttttaatcttctttgctGTATCTTCAATCATCTTCCACCTCCTGAGCAGAGGCACTGCTGTTTTCTCATATCTCTGCTCTCTCTTC encodes:
- the FGF8 gene encoding fibroblast growth factor 8 isoform X2, which translates into the protein MLPTLRVMGSPRSVLSCLLLHLLVLCLQAQHVREQSLVTDQLSRRLIRTYQLYSRTSGKHVQVLANKRINAMAEDGDPYAKLIVETDTFGSRVRVRGAETGLYICMNKKGKLIAKSNGKGKDCVFTEIVLENNYTALQNAKYEGWYMAFTRKGRPRKGSKTRQHQREVHFMKRLPKGHHTTEQSLRFEFLNYPPFTRSLRGQRTWASEPR
- the FGF8 gene encoding fibroblast growth factor 8 isoform X1, coding for MLPTLRVMGSPRSVLSCLLLHLLVLCLQAQVTVQSPPNFTQHVREQSLVTDQLSRRLIRTYQLYSRTSGKHVQVLANKRINAMAEDGDPYAKLIVETDTFGSRVRVRGAETGLYICMNKKGKLIAKSNGKGKDCVFTEIVLENNYTALQNAKYEGWYMAFTRKGRPRKGSKTRQHQREVHFMKRLPKGHHTTEQSLRFEFLNYPPFTRSLRGQRTWASEPR